One window of the Populus trichocarpa isolate Nisqually-1 chromosome 9, P.trichocarpa_v4.1, whole genome shotgun sequence genome contains the following:
- the LOC7467333 gene encoding nuclear transcription factor Y subunit A-7, translating into MMPAKSEKEDRRLDHSGPSPFQTNIYSQPWWRDVGNSSSLGDTASKLSSVEHLNGSLANAAIQSQVNTGLQKGAMVNKDMQTDVTSQSDESNEQEHHLKHIPSPTTVTMGGHLEPNSQMELVGHSIVLTSHPYTDPQYGGMFASYGAQAMVPQLYGMPHARMPLPLEMEEEPVYVNAKQFHGIMRRRQARAKAELEKKAVKVRKPYLHESRHQHALRRARGCGGRFLNTKKLDNSATNPTSEKGSGDLNSSGDLEEGKGSQASSNGHGNGHALSSRYHSSSHDGSFLGQQKETTHGNRVSNGAVSIH; encoded by the exons ATGATGCCGGCAAAATCTGAAAAAGAAGATCGACGTTTAGACCACAGTGGACCGAGCCCGTTCCAAACAAACATTTACTCGCAACCTTGGTGGCGTGATGTGGGGAACAGTTCCTCTTTAGGTGACACTGCATCAAAATTGTCTTCAGTAGAGCACCTAAATGGTTCTCTTGCGAATGCAGCAATACAATCACAAGTTAATACTGGCTTACAGAAAGGAGCTATGGTGAACAAAGACATGCAGACCGATGTAACATCGCAATCTG ATGAAAGTAATGAACAAGAACACCATCTCAAACACATTCCATCACCAACAACTGTTACCATGGGCGGACACCTTGAACCAAATTCCCAGATGGAACTTGTTGGCCACTCAATT GTTTTGACTTCACATCCATATACAGATCCACAGTATGGCGGGATGTTTGCTTCTTATGGAGCACAAGCTATG GTACCTCAATTATATGGAATGCCACACGCCAGAATGCCCTTGCCCCTTGAAATGGAAGAGGAGCCTGTTTATGTAAATGCAAAACAGTTTCATGGTATTATGAGGCGAAGACAGGCACGTGCTAAGGCAGAGCTTGAAAAAAAGGCAGTAAAAGTTAGAAAG CCATATCTACATGAGTCTCGACACCAACATGCTTTGAGAAGGGCAAGAGGTTGTGGTGGCCGTTTTCTCAATACAAAGAAGCTTGATAACAGCGCTACCAATCCCACATCAGAAAAGG GTAGTGGAGATTTGAATTCCTCTGGCGATCTGGAAGAAGGAAAAGGGTCACAGGCTTCCTCCAATGGTCATGGTAATGGCCATGCACTCTCATCAAGATATCATTCATCATCACATGATGGCAGCTTCTTGGGTCAGCAAAAGGAAACCACACACGGGAATAGGGTGTCTAATGGAGCTGTCTCCATTCATTAA